One Ranitomeya variabilis isolate aRanVar5 chromosome 5, aRanVar5.hap1, whole genome shotgun sequence DNA window includes the following coding sequences:
- the LOC143774627 gene encoding olfactory receptor 5P64-like: MQFRNTNTVTEIVLLGFQNLHSVRIPFFFLLLIIFCVTICGNLLIILVVSSSRSLHSPMYFFLTQLSSMDILLSTTIVPNMLHIVLYEGSSVSFMGCLIQFYFFSTSETLESLLLAVMSYDRYQAICHPLHYASVMTLTFCVKVVLSCWVMIFAVILALSIAMSYLWFCGPNVIDHFFCDLDPILDLSCSDTFFVKIEDMILAVPFALCPFTVIMVSYAYIIITILKIPSVTGRQKTFSTCSSHLAVVSLYYGSLLSIYLFPNTENVKKIFSMFYTVIAPLLNPIIYSLNNRDIKQEFKKLKSKMLSALTRPASDSHWCFTCHQPGHISATCLERQKKNPTSKAQWSIVAVFIVEEAVGRTCDNLHSVTVDDTVSVVLKYTGPERTIICPQLMSPEELFPGKTMTVTRIGGVHQPLLLVKSIPTNVLLGTNLGQLVAHYVPDNHLKSDTSCNSNVYYLDVLVNVIQDDKVFRYTGELSHVTLQGDVAQKFLKGVRISAKGNGNRHWNHEGGSMQRASVTKNSG, encoded by the exons ATGCAGTTCAGAAATACCAACACAGTGACTGAAATTGTGCTCCTGGGATTCCAGAATTTACATAGTGTTAGGATTCCTTTCTTTTTTCTCCTGCTGATCATCTTCTGTGTGACTATATGTGGAAACCTCCTGATCATTCTGGTGGTGTCCTCCAGCCGATCGCTCCACTCACCCATGTACTTCTTCCTCACACAACTCTCTTCAATGGACATTCTTCTCTCCACCACCATTGTACCCAACATGCTCCACATTGTGCTTTATGAGGGAAGTTCTGTGTCTTTTATGGGATGTTTAATACAATTTTATTTCTTTTCAACCTCAGAAACATTGGAAAGTCTTCTCCTGGCCGTGATGTCCTATGACCGATATCAGGCCATCTGTCACCCTCTACATTACGCCTCAGTGATGACTCTCACATTTTGTGTAAAAGTCGTTCTCTCGTGTTGGGTGATGATATTTGCTGTTATATTGGCTCTTTCCATAGCCATGAGTTATCTGTGGTTCTGTGGACCAAACGTCATTGACCATTTCTTCTGTGATTTAGATCCAATACTTGACCTTTCCTGCTCAGACACCTTCTTCGTGAAAATAGAAGACATGATATTGGCGGTACCATTTGCACTGTGTCCTTTTACTGTTATTATGGTTTCTTATGCCTATATTATCATCACCATACTAAAGATCCCATCTGTGACCGGACGTCAGAAGACCTTCTCCACCTGCAGCTCTCACCTGGCTGTAGTGTCCTTATATTACGGATCACTTCTCAGTATCTATTTATTTCCAAATAcggaaaatgtaaagaaaatctTCTCCATGTTCTACACGGTTATAGCCCCGCTCCTCAATCCTATAATTTACAGTCTAAATAATAGAGATATTAAGCAGGAATTTAAAAAGCTCAAGAGCAAAATGCTGTCTGCTCT CACTCGGCCTGCATCTGACTCCCACTGGTGCTTTACCTGCCACCAACCTGGACATATTAGTGCCACCTGCCTTGAGAGGCAGAAGAAGAACCCCACATCCAAGGCTCAGTGGTCTATTGTAGCTGTTTTTATTGTGGAAGAGGCGGTTGGGAGGACCTGTGATAACCTGCATTCAGTTACTGTGGATGATACAGTCAGTGTGGTGCTAAAATACACTGGTCCAGAAAGAACCATCATCTGCCCTCAACTGATGTCTCCTGAAGAACTTTTCCCTGGGAAGACCATGACTGTCACCAGGATTGGGGGTGTTCACCAACCTTTGCTGTTGGTAAAGAGCATCCCCACAAATGTCTTATTGGGGACCAATCTGGGACAGTTAGTTGCTCATTATGTTCCTGACAACCATCTCAAATCTGATACTTCATGTAATTCAAATGTCTATTATTTGGATGTACTTGTAAATGTTATTCAAGATGATAAAGTGTTTCGTTATACAGGAGAACTCAGCCATGTCACGCTGCAGGGTGATGTTGCTCAGAAATTCCTAAAAGGAGTGAGGATCAGTGCTAAAGGCAATGGGAACAGGCACTGGAATCATGAAGGTGGTTCCATGCAGCGGGCCAGTGTCACAAAGAACAGTGGATAG